In Anabrus simplex isolate iqAnaSimp1 chromosome 14, ASM4041472v1, whole genome shotgun sequence, a genomic segment contains:
- the LOC136885802 gene encoding uncharacterized protein, translating into MSSKQQQIANKLLILNKIRDAKEILFGAFSSLTKEDKVREWRNIHNIALSVGLIPDAKDFTYVRDVLWQNLKKTTVAKLDNAKKTGSAGGKISKLTDIDNIVIDIIGKESPIVTSLGVNETWEKPLEETTACENNAEATPVVVGDETPCSSKGQKRKKISSESSLHHTDYQEIQRRKKIALQNELLEIQIYKSKLEALKLERDLGLPMSHYTKDITKCDDNEEEGVYYLLTNGVAEEANE; encoded by the exons ATGAGTAGTAAACAGCAACAAATTGCCAACAAACTTTTAATCCTTAATAAAATCAGGGATGCAAAAGAAATTTTGTTTGGAGCCTTCTCTTCACTCACAAAAGAAGATAAAGTTAGAGAGTGGAGGAATATCCACAATATTGCCTTATCTGTGGGTCTTATCCCTGATGCTAAAGATTTTACCTATGTTAGAGATGTCTTGTGGCAGAATCTAAAGAAGACCACTGTT GCAAAATTGGACAATGCCAAAAAAACAGGTTCTGCTGGTGGCAAAATATCAAAGCTGACAGATATAGATAATATAGTAATTGATATAATTGGCAAAGAATCCCCCATTGTAACAAGTTTAGGGGTAAACGAAACATGGGAGAAACCGTTAGAAGAGACTACTGCTTGTGAAAACAATGCAGAAGCAACACCGGTAGTAGTTGGTGATGAAACACCATGTTCAAGCAAAG GTcagaaaaggaagaaaatttcCTCTGAGTCTTCACTTCACCACACAGATTACCAGGAAATTCAGAGGAGAAAGAAGATAGCCCTTCAGAATGAGCTATtagaaatacaaatatataaatcaaaATTGGAGGCTTTGAAACTTGAGAGAGACTTGGGCCTACCCATGTCTCATTATACAAAGGACATTACAAAGTGTGATGATAATGAAGAAGAGGgtgtttattatttattaacaaatggAGTGGCTGAAGAAGCTAATGAATGA